One Setaria viridis chromosome 7, Setaria_viridis_v4.0, whole genome shotgun sequence genomic region harbors:
- the LOC117864295 gene encoding NAC domain-containing protein 4 isoform X1, protein MLLLLALKTGASVGATAADKPALSAMEQELHQPMELPPGFRFHPTDEELITHYLARKVADARFAAFAVSEADLNKCEPWDLPSLAKMGEKEWYFFCLKDRKYPTGLRTNRATEAGYWKATGKDKDIFRGKALVGSKKTLVFYTGRAPKGEKSGWVMHEYRLHGKLHGAMPKPASKNEWVLCRVFKKSLIVGVGVPPAARRGAMEMAAKMDDMAAISHLPPLMDVSGAAANPAAAHVTCFSNALEGQSFLNQTAAPQVAAAAATDHLGLASSSPFLSSFAQYGSLHHGGVSLVQLLESSGYAGGGGLPDMPKQQQQPAPPCKGGERERLSASQDTGLTSDVHPEISSSSGQRFDHEQLWGY, encoded by the exons ATGCTACTACTCCTTGCTCTAAA GACAGGGGCTTCGGTTGGCGCAACAGCAGCAGATAAGCCAGCTCTGTCTGCCATGGAGCAGGAGTTGCACCAGCCCATGGAGCTGCCCCCGGGCTTCCGTTTCCACCCCACCGACGAGGAGCTCATCACGCACTACCTCGCCCGCAAGGTCGCCGACGCCCGCTTCGCCGCGTTCGCCGTCAGCGAGGCCGACCTCAACAAGTGCGAGCCCTGGGACCTGCCCT CGCTGGCGAAGATGGGGGAGAAGGAGTGGTACTTCTTCTGCCTCAAGGACCGCAAGTACCCGACGGGGCTGAGGACGAACAGGGCCACGGAGGCCGGGTACTGGAAGGCCACGGGCAAGGACAAGGACATCTTCAGGGGCAAGGCCCTCGTCGGCTCCAAGAAGACGCTCGTCTTCTACACCGGGAGGGCGCCCAAGGGCGAGAAGTCCGGCTGGGTCATGCACGAGTACCGCCTCCACGGCAAGCTCCACGGCGCCATGCCCAAGCCCGCGTCCAAG AACGAGTGGGTTCTGTGCAGGGTGTTCAAGAAGAGCCTTATCGTAGGCGTAGGCGTCCCGCCAGCAGCCAGAAGGGGCGCCATGGAGATGGCGGCCAAGATGGACGACATGGCAGCCATCTCTCACCTCCCTCCGCTGATGGACgtgtccggcgccgccgccaaccccGCGGCGGCACACGTGACCTGCTTCTCCAACGCGCTGGAGGGCCAGTCGTTCCTCAACCAGACGGCGGCGCCgcaagtcgccgccgccgccgccacggacCATCTCGGCCTCGCATCCTCCTCGCCGTTCCTCTCCAGCTTCGCGCAGTACGGCTCGCTGCACCACGGCGGGGTGAGCCTGGTGCAGCTCCTGGAGAGCAGCGggtacgccggcggcggcggcctacCGGACAtgcccaagcagcagcagcagccggcgccgccgtgcaaGGGCGGCGAGCGGGAACGGCTGAGCGCGTCGCAGGATACCGGGCTCACCTCTGACGTTCACCCCgagatctcctcctcctccggccaaCGGTTCGACCACGAGCAGCTCTGGGGCTACTAA
- the LOC117864295 gene encoding NAC domain-containing protein 4 isoform X2 translates to MEQELHQPMELPPGFRFHPTDEELITHYLARKVADARFAAFAVSEADLNKCEPWDLPSLAKMGEKEWYFFCLKDRKYPTGLRTNRATEAGYWKATGKDKDIFRGKALVGSKKTLVFYTGRAPKGEKSGWVMHEYRLHGKLHGAMPKPASKNEWVLCRVFKKSLIVGVGVPPAARRGAMEMAAKMDDMAAISHLPPLMDVSGAAANPAAAHVTCFSNALEGQSFLNQTAAPQVAAAAATDHLGLASSSPFLSSFAQYGSLHHGGVSLVQLLESSGYAGGGGLPDMPKQQQQPAPPCKGGERERLSASQDTGLTSDVHPEISSSSGQRFDHEQLWGY, encoded by the exons ATGGAGCAGGAGTTGCACCAGCCCATGGAGCTGCCCCCGGGCTTCCGTTTCCACCCCACCGACGAGGAGCTCATCACGCACTACCTCGCCCGCAAGGTCGCCGACGCCCGCTTCGCCGCGTTCGCCGTCAGCGAGGCCGACCTCAACAAGTGCGAGCCCTGGGACCTGCCCT CGCTGGCGAAGATGGGGGAGAAGGAGTGGTACTTCTTCTGCCTCAAGGACCGCAAGTACCCGACGGGGCTGAGGACGAACAGGGCCACGGAGGCCGGGTACTGGAAGGCCACGGGCAAGGACAAGGACATCTTCAGGGGCAAGGCCCTCGTCGGCTCCAAGAAGACGCTCGTCTTCTACACCGGGAGGGCGCCCAAGGGCGAGAAGTCCGGCTGGGTCATGCACGAGTACCGCCTCCACGGCAAGCTCCACGGCGCCATGCCCAAGCCCGCGTCCAAG AACGAGTGGGTTCTGTGCAGGGTGTTCAAGAAGAGCCTTATCGTAGGCGTAGGCGTCCCGCCAGCAGCCAGAAGGGGCGCCATGGAGATGGCGGCCAAGATGGACGACATGGCAGCCATCTCTCACCTCCCTCCGCTGATGGACgtgtccggcgccgccgccaaccccGCGGCGGCACACGTGACCTGCTTCTCCAACGCGCTGGAGGGCCAGTCGTTCCTCAACCAGACGGCGGCGCCgcaagtcgccgccgccgccgccacggacCATCTCGGCCTCGCATCCTCCTCGCCGTTCCTCTCCAGCTTCGCGCAGTACGGCTCGCTGCACCACGGCGGGGTGAGCCTGGTGCAGCTCCTGGAGAGCAGCGggtacgccggcggcggcggcctacCGGACAtgcccaagcagcagcagcagccggcgccgccgtgcaaGGGCGGCGAGCGGGAACGGCTGAGCGCGTCGCAGGATACCGGGCTCACCTCTGACGTTCACCCCgagatctcctcctcctccggccaaCGGTTCGACCACGAGCAGCTCTGGGGCTACTAA